tgattttgaattgtaaaaaaaattgaatcaatGCACAAAGAATACAACGGTTGTGTAATAACTATTCGTGGTGAAAAAGACATGGGTCAaaagcaatttttttatttttttattttttaatctttttttaatcaaaagcAAAATTATTCAGGTGCAACAGAATTATATGAAATTGGAAACTTGCATGCCAttgttaactaaatttttatctaataattttcaaCTATGAACTTCACATGAAAACAACTAACTGCATGCGAGTGTTTAATAACAACACAAAGTAAAAGATAGAAACTATTCCAAAGAAGGAAAAAACAGACATTAGGATCAAAAGAAATCAATATCTAAATAGTTACCAGAAGGCTTGACACCAGGCGGCTTTTCCGCTGCGAGGGCCTTCATGGCCTGCCTTGGCACCTCTGGAGGACTCGCACAGCGGATCAGCGCCCAGTTAACATTATGAAAGAACGGATGTTGTTTTATCTCTGTCGCTCCGCGTCGATAGGCCAGCCGATTCTGCGGCTCTTTCACGAGTAAACCCCGGATTAAGTCCCTGGCTGCAAAGCTTACTGTAGGGGTTTCTGGGAACCTTAAGGGCTGGCCAACAACATTAAACAGAGTTGCTCTGTTTGCTGAGCCTTTGAATGGTGTTCTACCAAACAAAAGCTCATACAAGAATATCCCAAATGTCCACCAGTCTACAGCACTACCATGTCCTTCACCTTTGATTATTTCGGGTGCCAAGTATTCGTGTGTTCCTACAAATGACATTGATCTCGCATTCGTGGGCTCGGCGATGAGCTCAGGGAGAGGAGTCACCTGATTATGCACATCATTCTTTTGTTTtgacttcttttctttcttcttcgacTTCCCTTTAAGAAAGCGTGGCGTAAAACATGAAGGCTGGATGCAGTCCGGCTGCATCACGCAAGTCGGCTCAATGCAGGCCGGCTGAACACAATATCCTGAGGTTTTCATTTCCAAGAAAGAGTTTGTGGACTTTACAACAGTAGGACTGACTGCACACCTTAGAGAGAGATCGAAGTCCGACAGCATTATATGACCGTCTTCCCTCACCAACACGTTTTCCGGTTTAAGGTCTCTGTAGATGATTCCAAGCATGTGCAAGTACTCCAAAGCAAGGAGAACTTCTGCCACATAAAACCTGCACAGTGCAGATTAATAGGAAGAGTATAATTAGTATGAAATGTTTGATACTTTgtatgaaaatgcatcaatttgcAACATGATGAATAGGACTTCGGACTTTGAACCGACTTCCACCAGCTCACCAAGCATGCGAAGAACATCAGATTGTTCTTAGCCTTTCAAAAAGAATTgtaaatcaaaaggaaagacaGCATTCACAAGAACTGAAGTGAAGGCTAACAAAATAAATGGTGGGTTGTAATGCAAGACGAATAAACACTAAAGCATCTTGTACAATTACTCAGAATGTCACAATTATGGACAAGGATGaagaaacaactaaaactaTGATGGTAGTACATGCAAGCAAGCCTAaggtttggttttgaaaaactttttacTTTTCGAAAGTAGATTATCAAAGGGGGCTTTTGAAAGATGACTTTCTAAAAGTCCATCTAtatttggtaaatcaaattaaagatGACTTTTAATAAGCACAAACAAGAACaattgtgtttgataaaatagcttttaacatttaaaaaacTACAATAGACACATATATAAGAGTAAATTtggatatttattaatatatgaaGTTATGTTGgagtttttaattttgataagcaTATGCTAACTTTAAAAAACTCTTCTTTAAATGCTATCAAAAGCATCCATGTCTTTTCAAAGCTGAAAGCACAAGTGTATagtctttttatttatcaaacacAAAACGAAGAGCTTGCacctcttcaaaaaaaaaaaaaaaattaccgaACAAAGCCTATTTCTAGCCAGTTTGGGAGACATCCTTAAACAGAGTCGAAAAAACATGAGAATTTCCATATACATGAAAACAAATATCTTGGATACTTGAAAATCTTATAGGCCATGTTTTGTTTAAAGTGTGAATTGCTAGGATGCTAGACACTGGatattcaaaattaaatgaTCATTTGTATTAGTCACTGATGGCCTCTCATCATCTTATGATCATTATTCTAGTTTCCATGTTCTCACAGAATATGAAGGATCAACACAGTTTCCATCCTAGTTCCATAGAACATTTGCATTGATAAATCAAAGGAATATACTAAAGACTAATTGCAGGATGGAATGCAGAAAAGAATAAGGAATTGCCAACCTGGCAGCATGCTCGGAAAAATACTTCCCCGGCTGTCTTTGTCTGAGTGCATGCAGATCCCCGCCGGGGCAAAACTCCATTACCAAGCAAGAGAATGTCTCTGTCTCAAAGTGAGTATACAAAGTTGGTAAAAAAGGATGATCAAGAGACTGCAATATCTCTCTCTCCGTTTGAGCCCTCTGGAGCTTATTGCGATTCGCCAGCTCCGTTTTGTTCATTACTTTCATAGCAAAACAAGCCCTTGTGCCACCTAACTCAGCTAGATATACACTTCCTATGTCTCCACACCCCAATTTCTTCAACAACCTGAAATGCCTCATTTCCAAAGCTCCATCCCGAGCTCGGACAGCTTGAATTGCTTCCCATCTTATATCATTTGCCTTATGGGGTTTATACAAAGCACTACTGAAGCTACTGGTGCTGCTCTCATCACTAACATCACTTCCTGTACTCCCTCTACAGATGCTGCTCTTCCTGCTCTCGTTGAATTCGACCGAATTCACAGCTTCTCCGCTTTCAACAGACTTATCAACACTTACACATTCACTCACTCCAGCAATTGTAGAGCTTTGTTTGGCTTCTGAATAGAAACTATTCTGAGGGCTCGGACAACAAGTAATCTCCGATTGATCAGCAACTCCATTCAATGCACCAGATTTGTGTTTCCCAGATTCCATTTGGCTGCTCAAATCATAATTCTTGGCATCTTCAAACTTTGGTTTGATGCACAATTTCTTTTCCATTGTGACAATGTTCTTCGCTAAGCAACTCTCAACTGTGTCATTGAGGCCGAAAGTATGAGGAGCGGTCGAATTCGGAGTCCCAGATGTCGAAGGAGGATCATGATCTACCCCAGAAACTGAATTCTGAACCTCTGGCAAAGACTCAATTTCATCAACAGCTGACTCCATCAACAAATTCTTAACTTGCTGTAAAATCAAATGCAACCCAGTAAATTAACAAAACTACCAGTTACGAAATTCTCTAAATAGCAACAATTGGCGATGTTTGTTGAAATAAAAAGCATTGAAATGAAGCAAAATGAAATCCAAATGCCGAAAATTGGGGGAAAAGTTCAGAATTCAGACAACTGCAAAACCTATAACCCGAAAGAAAACAtcgggaaaaaaaaaatacataagaaaacCTATAAAAGGCTTCGAGAAAAACAAGGTTTTCAGACTTGGACAACTATTACCAAGAAAACCCGGTTTCTTCTCTGGTCAACATGAACAAAACAGAACCATAACTTGACAAGTCCAACGCCTTCTCCTGATGCCAATAGaaactaaaacaaataaaaccgAAGTTAAAGCGTGTTAAAATATCCAGAAACTAGCTTCAGCTTTTTCCTTTGATTCCACTGCAGGAACAGCTATTATAAGCCACCCCAAAAGAAAGGAAGCAAAAGGGTACACACCAAGACATACAgataggagagagagaaagagagaccACAGAAAAAAAGGTAAAGAAAGAACACGAACCTTATCATCAAAGGAGACACACTGCAATGTTATGCCAGAAGAAGAAACCTTGTTCCATGGCTATAGAACAAGTTCTGAAGAAAGTGAAACAACTTGGGTTTGGTGTCTGTCTTTGCTCTTCTAGTCCGTAGAACATGAAACTCAGATCCGATCCAAAAGAAGGAGGAAGGGACACTTAACAAATAAAAACtgtaacaataataacaataacaacagaGACTGTTGATGTGCTCGTTTATAATTTTTggccttttaattaagtggtgAGTTGCAGGgtgctttttattattattttttggctttgtgaattgagaattgcagaaaacgaAGACAACCTCGCAAGCAAAGCTACGCggggaaaaaataaaagtaaaaaataaaaaaagtggtGTTCCTTATATAAATGGTTATGTTCCCTCCAGACGAAACCCAATCTCGTCAgtttcttgttcttgtttttgcctttttccatgttTATCTATCTTTTGCAAaagaaactaattaaattatgtTTACAAAAATGTTTTCAGACTTACTTTTCATATAATAGAGTTTATAGgtttaaattaaatcaattctatgaagttaaaatttagaaaaagtgattttttttaaaagtttatttaaaaaattaatttgctcgttataaaaaaatcagccttcaaattagttattacttattagtataaaatatatattaaatataaattaaataatatatatttatacaaaaatataaatgaactgatttttatatacacaaaatatttttgttataaaatatgtaatttttgACTTCTTAGACCATATCTCACTGATTCTTAATATCCATAAAGTTTGAGGCTCCTATTCGATTCTTAAGTTTTATAAGTGATTTTTATCacaatttaaaagataaacatATAGTTACTCTTACTCATAGAACTTTATGTGCAATCATCATACACTCGCTTAAGAGAGATTAAGATTTATCTTTCACATATTATCTTGTAAAAGAAAGAGTTTTGTAGCTCTTTTAAGTGTTTTGAAGTTGTGATTTCTTCTAAGTTTTTTTTAGAGCTAATGTTTAAGATTGAAGTTTGTTACACAATTGTTTTAAGCGATTTTTCAAGCACCCACTAAAGCCTGATATATAGTAGAAAGTTCCTGACATCTTGGTGGGAAGAACTCGACATAGATAAAGATTTATAGTTTCAAAGTAGTATGAAAAAATACAATTCTTTAAGTGTTTGGGGTTCGCTTGCAAGCCTTTTGTAAGAATTAGTACAAGTACATTTAATTTAAGTTATCTCTATTCCAAATAGTGCAAAAAATATTAGTACGTGGTTTAAATGTTTAGTATTCGCTTACAAGCATATGAAAAGTTGAGATAAGTTTCTTTTAGGCaaaaatttatcattaattttattattcaa
This portion of the Arachis duranensis cultivar V14167 chromosome 6, aradu.V14167.gnm2.J7QH, whole genome shotgun sequence genome encodes:
- the LOC107494907 gene encoding protein kinase PVPK-1 yields the protein MESAVDEIESLPEVQNSVSGVDHDPPSTSGTPNSTAPHTFGLNDTVESCLAKNIVTMEKKLCIKPKFEDAKNYDLSSQMESGKHKSGALNGVADQSEITCCPSPQNSFYSEAKQSSTIAGVSECVSVDKSVESGEAVNSVEFNESRKSSICRGSTGSDVSDESSTSSFSSALYKPHKANDIRWEAIQAVRARDGALEMRHFRLLKKLGCGDIGSVYLAELGGTRACFAMKVMNKTELANRNKLQRAQTEREILQSLDHPFLPTLYTHFETETFSCLVMEFCPGGDLHALRQRQPGKYFSEHAARFYVAEVLLALEYLHMLGIIYRDLKPENVLVREDGHIMLSDFDLSLRCAVSPTVVKSTNSFLEMKTSGYCVQPACIEPTCVMQPDCIQPSCFTPRFLKGKSKKKEKKSKQKNDVHNQVTPLPELIAEPTNARSMSFVGTHEYLAPEIIKGEGHGSAVDWWTFGIFLYELLFGRTPFKGSANRATLFNVVGQPLRFPETPTVSFAARDLIRGLLVKEPQNRLAYRRGATEIKQHPFFHNVNWALIRCASPPEVPRQAMKALAAEKPPGVKPSGNYLDIDFF